A single Campylobacter hyointestinalis subsp. hyointestinalis DNA region contains:
- a CDS encoding AAC(3) family N-acetyltransferase gives MKAILEANGKLVKKSDFLDALEQIGIKSGDAVCVHTELFTLGKPLLPKDEFLRVLLECFYEVIGKNGTLIMPTFTYSFCKNKIYDKLNSRSTMGVLTEFFRHQNGVVRTNDPIFSFAINGANKDAFLSDTKSCFGKNSVYDVLKKMEGKIVLLGNQKLGYTFTHYIEEQAEVSYRYFKEFSGKIVDENGKISSKSILYFVRDIKKRSILAVEKQVSILKSTYNFHTSSIGGSTITLIKADKYFKDTISALRKDEQILLKM, from the coding sequence ATGAAAGCTATCTTAGAAGCAAATGGAAAGCTTGTTAAAAAAAGCGATTTTTTAGATGCTTTAGAGCAAATCGGTATAAAAAGTGGTGATGCTGTTTGCGTTCATACCGAGCTTTTTACTCTTGGCAAACCACTTTTACCAAAAGATGAGTTTTTGAGAGTTTTATTGGAGTGTTTTTATGAAGTTATAGGTAAAAATGGAACGCTCATTATGCCTACATTTACATATAGTTTTTGTAAAAATAAAATTTATGATAAGCTAAACTCAAGAAGCACTATGGGCGTTTTGACTGAGTTTTTCAGACATCAAAATGGTGTTGTTCGCACAAATGATCCGATTTTTTCTTTTGCAATTAATGGAGCTAATAAAGATGCTTTTTTAAGCGATACGAAAAGTTGTTTTGGTAAAAACTCAGTCTATGACGTGCTTAAAAAAATGGAAGGCAAAATAGTTCTCTTGGGTAATCAAAAACTCGGATATACATTTACTCATTACATCGAAGAGCAAGCAGAAGTAAGCTATAGATATTTTAAGGAGTTTAGCGGAAAAATAGTGGATGAAAACGGCAAAATATCTAGTAAGAGCATATTATATTTTGTGAGAGATATTAAAAAAAGAAGTATTTTAGCCGTAGAAAAACAAGTATCAATACTCAAATCTACATATAACTTCCATACCTCGTCTATCGGAGGTTCAACCATAACTTTGATAAAGGCAGATAAATATTTTAAAGACACAATAAGTGCATTAAGAAAAGATGAACAAATACTACTAAAAATGTAG
- a CDS encoding ComF family protein produces the protein MRCLKCGSFTFKFICKNCKMVLSEFESRARDIDGFKVYSFYKYDDIRSLIYSKHQMHGHFVFRELAKLSFSKFADTFKFKSVVNIIALDDQISSGYSHTAVLAHSMKSESLKPIYGALRATNKVKYQGKTLEFRKNNPRNFKLLKEISNPIILVDDIITTGSSMKEAKNLLLSCGKLPLFGLVLADARE, from the coding sequence ATGCGATGCTTAAAATGTGGCTCATTTACGTTTAAATTTATATGTAAAAACTGCAAGATGGTTTTGAGTGAATTTGAAAGCAGAGCTAGGGATATTGATGGCTTTAAAGTGTATAGCTTTTATAAATATGATGATATAAGATCTCTTATCTACTCTAAACATCAGATGCACGGACATTTTGTATTTCGTGAGCTAGCAAAGCTAAGTTTTTCTAAATTTGCTGATACTTTTAAATTTAAAAGTGTAGTAAATATCATCGCTCTTGATGATCAAATTAGTAGTGGATACTCTCATACTGCAGTTCTTGCTCACTCTATGAAAAGCGAATCTTTAAAGCCGATATATGGTGCATTAAGAGCTACAAACAAAGTAAAATACCAAGGAAAAACTCTTGAATTTAGAAAAAACAATCCACGAAATTTTAAACTTTTAAAAGAAATTAGCAATCCAATAATTTTAGTAGATGATATCATAACGACTGGATCTAGTATGAAAGAAGCTAAAAATTTACTTCTTAGTTGTGGTAAGTTGCCACTTTTTGGACTAGTTTTAGCTGATGCTAGAGAATAA
- a CDS encoding DUF4910 domain-containing protein — MYELAKKLFTIPRSITGEGFRRSLDILNSAVGGGVERFSVKSGSKCFDWVVPAEWIVRDAYIITPSGEKICEFKKHNLHLLNYSTAINQAISLDELQAHLYSLPNLPGAIPYVTSYYEKRWGFCISHNQRKTLKDGIYKVFIDTEFKSDGELNYGEYFISATKQTSDEILISTYLCHPQMANNELSGPVVMSELIKWVRTLENRRFNYRFIIVPETIGSICYISKNYEALKQNVKAGFVLSCIGDERAYSVILSPDEDTLSDKAALHTIKFLSKNPKIYSFLYRGSDERQFNTPNLNLGIVTLCKSRFGEYKEYHTSLDDMSLVTKKGLEDGLNYAKNMILNLEINKIYRLNTTCEPNLGSRGIISTINTKGIHKSTMIIRDFLAYCNGKRSVIDIADKLSVEAKNLKDVIENLLKFELIKEAR, encoded by the coding sequence ATGTATGAACTTGCAAAAAAGCTATTTACCATTCCAAGAAGTATAACAGGAGAAGGTTTTAGGCGTAGTCTAGATATCTTAAATTCAGCTGTTGGGGGGGGGGTTGAGCGTTTTAGCGTAAAAAGTGGCAGCAAATGTTTTGACTGGGTAGTTCCTGCTGAATGGATAGTAAGGGACGCTTATATCATCACCCCAAGCGGTGAAAAAATCTGCGAATTTAAAAAACACAACCTACATCTTTTAAATTACTCAACCGCTATAAATCAAGCCATTAGTCTTGATGAGCTGCAAGCTCACTTGTATTCGCTTCCAAACTTGCCAGGTGCAATTCCATATGTTACTAGTTATTATGAAAAAAGGTGGGGATTTTGTATCAGCCATAATCAAAGAAAAACTTTAAAAGATGGCATTTATAAGGTTTTTATAGATACTGAGTTTAAAAGTGATGGCGAGCTAAATTATGGCGAATATTTCATTTCTGCAACAAAACAGACTAGCGATGAGATTTTGATTAGCACATATCTTTGTCATCCGCAAATGGCAAACAACGAGCTAAGCGGACCTGTTGTGATGAGTGAGCTCATAAAATGGGTGCGAACGCTAGAAAATAGACGTTTTAATTATCGTTTTATCATAGTTCCTGAGACTATCGGATCGATCTGTTATATCAGTAAAAATTATGAAGCCTTAAAACAAAATGTAAAGGCTGGATTTGTGCTTAGTTGTATAGGTGATGAGAGAGCTTATAGTGTGATTTTAAGTCCTGATGAAGACACTTTAAGCGATAAAGCCGCACTTCATACGATTAAATTTCTTAGTAAAAACCCAAAAATTTACTCATTTTTATACCGTGGAAGTGATGAAAGACAATTTAATACGCCTAATTTAAATTTAGGTATCGTGACACTTTGCAAGAGTAGGTTTGGCGAATATAAAGAGTATCATACAAGCTTGGATGATATGAGTTTAGTTACTAAAAAGGGACTTGAAGATGGACTAAACTATGCTAAAAATATGATCTTAAATTTAGAAATAAACAAAATCTACCGCCTAAACACGACTTGCGAACCAAATCTTGGCTCAAGAGGAATAATAAGCACCATAAATACCAAAGGTATCCACAAAAGTACTATGATAATTCGTGATTTTTTAGCGTATTGCAACGGCAAAAGAAGCGTCATAGACATAGCCGATAAGCTTAGCGTAGAAGCAAAAAATCTAAAAGATGTCATAGAAAATTTACTTAAATTTGAGCTCATTAAGGAAGCCAGATGA
- the gyrA gene encoding DNA gyrase subunit A — MEENIFNTNQDIDVIDVEDSIKTSYLDYSMSVIIGRALPDARDGLKPVHRRILYAMNDLGVGSRSPYKKSARIVGDVIGKYHPHGDTAVYDALVRMAQSFSMRVPAVDGQGNFGSVDGDGAAAMRYTEARMTVLAEELLRDLDKDTVDFIPNYDDSLSEPDVLPARVPNLLLNGSSGIAVGMATNIPPHSLDELIDGLLVLLDDKDASLDQIMTHIKGPDFPTGGIIFGKKGILEAYKTGRGRIKLRAKTHIEKKPNKDVIVVDELPYQVNKAKLHSDIADLVKDKVIDGISEIRDESDRDGIRLVIELKRDAMSEIVLNNLFKSTQMEVTFGVIMLAINNKEPKVFSLMELLRLFLNHRKTVIIRRTIFELQKARARAHILEGLKIALDNIDAVINLIKTSADTNSARDGLMAKFGLSELQSNAILDMRLSKLTGLEREKLEAELKEILELIEKLDAILKSETLIENIIREELLEIKSKFKCPRITEIVDDYDDIDIEDLIPNENMVVTITHRGYIKRVPSKSYEKQKRGGKGKVAVTTYEDDFIESFFTCMSHDTLMFVTDRGQLYWLKVYKIPEGSRTAKGKAVVNLIQLQADEKIKAIIPTTDFDESKSLAFFTKNGIVKRTNLSEFKNIRSIGVKAINLDEDDELVTVLIANSEPGEFYETRAEGVEDDENSLEVLNDEIEEDDDNSGKMLFIVTKKGMCIKFALHKVRQIGRVSRGVTGIRFKEAGDEVVGAVVIENDSQEILSVSQKGIGKRTTADEYRLQSRGGKGVICMKLTPKTKELVGVVMVDEEMDLMALTSSGKMIRVDMQSIRKAGRNTSGVIVVNVEGDEVVSIARCPKEESDDEILESEIIEESNLE, encoded by the coding sequence ATGGAAGAAAATATTTTTAATACAAATCAAGATATCGATGTTATAGATGTCGAAGATTCAATAAAAACTAGCTACTTAGACTATTCGATGAGTGTTATCATAGGTCGTGCTTTGCCAGATGCAAGGGATGGTTTAAAGCCTGTGCATCGTCGCATACTTTATGCTATGAACGATCTTGGCGTGGGAAGTCGTAGCCCGTACAAAAAGTCTGCTCGTATCGTTGGAGATGTTATCGGTAAGTATCACCCACACGGCGATACTGCCGTATATGACGCGCTAGTTAGAATGGCTCAGAGCTTTTCTATGAGAGTTCCTGCAGTTGATGGACAGGGAAACTTTGGCTCAGTCGACGGGGATGGCGCGGCTGCTATGCGTTATACAGAAGCTAGAATGACAGTTTTGGCTGAAGAGCTTTTAAGAGATCTAGATAAAGATACTGTTGATTTTATCCCAAACTATGATGATAGCTTAAGTGAGCCTGATGTTTTACCTGCACGCGTACCGAATTTGCTACTAAATGGTAGTAGTGGTATCGCAGTAGGTATGGCTACAAATATCCCTCCACATAGCCTTGATGAATTAATAGATGGTTTGCTTGTTCTTTTAGATGATAAAGATGCCTCTTTAGATCAGATCATGACTCATATAAAAGGGCCTGATTTTCCAACAGGCGGAATAATATTTGGTAAAAAAGGTATTTTAGAGGCTTATAAAACAGGTCGTGGGCGTATAAAACTAAGAGCCAAAACTCACATAGAAAAAAAACCAAACAAAGACGTGATCGTAGTCGATGAGCTCCCATATCAAGTAAATAAAGCCAAACTTCACTCAGACATAGCAGATCTTGTAAAAGATAAAGTGATCGATGGGATTAGTGAGATCAGAGATGAGAGCGATAGGGATGGAATTCGTCTAGTCATCGAGCTAAAACGTGACGCGATGAGCGAGATTGTGCTAAATAATCTTTTTAAATCCACTCAAATGGAAGTAACTTTTGGCGTCATAATGCTTGCTATAAACAACAAAGAGCCAAAAGTATTTTCTCTTATGGAGCTTTTAAGATTATTTTTAAATCATAGAAAAACCGTCATAATTAGACGTACTATATTTGAACTTCAAAAGGCGCGTGCAAGAGCTCATATACTAGAAGGGCTAAAAATAGCGCTTGATAACATAGATGCGGTTATCAATCTGATAAAAACTAGTGCAGATACAAACTCTGCAAGAGATGGTTTGATGGCTAAATTTGGACTTTCAGAGTTACAAAGTAACGCTATACTCGATATGAGGCTCAGCAAACTCACTGGACTTGAAAGAGAAAAATTAGAAGCAGAGCTAAAAGAGATTTTAGAACTTATAGAAAAACTAGATGCGATACTAAAAAGTGAAACTTTGATAGAAAATATCATAAGAGAAGAGCTTTTAGAGATCAAATCTAAATTTAAATGCCCTCGCATCACTGAGATAGTCGATGATTATGATGATATCGATATAGAAGATCTTATACCAAATGAAAATATGGTAGTTACCATAACTCACCGCGGATACATAAAACGCGTTCCTAGCAAGAGCTATGAAAAGCAAAAACGAGGTGGAAAAGGCAAAGTAGCTGTGACTACTTATGAAGATGATTTTATCGAGAGTTTCTTTACTTGTATGAGCCATGATACGCTTATGTTTGTAACAGATCGCGGACAGCTTTACTGGCTCAAAGTCTATAAAATACCAGAAGGTAGCCGCACTGCAAAAGGCAAAGCGGTGGTAAATTTGATCCAGCTTCAAGCAGATGAAAAGATAAAGGCTATCATTCCTACTACAGATTTTGATGAGAGCAAATCTTTAGCATTCTTTACTAAAAATGGTATAGTAAAACGTACAAATTTAAGCGAGTTCAAAAATATCCGTTCAATCGGCGTAAAAGCTATAAATTTAGATGAAGATGATGAGCTTGTTACAGTTCTTATCGCAAATAGCGAACCGGGCGAATTCTACGAAACAAGGGCTGAAGGCGTAGAAGATGATGAAAACAGTCTTGAAGTGCTAAATGATGAGATAGAAGAAGATGATGACAACTCTGGTAAGATGCTGTTTATCGTGACTAAAAAAGGTATGTGTATCAAATTCGCTCTTCATAAAGTAAGACAGATAGGAAGAGTTAGTCGAGGTGTCACCGGCATAAGATTTAAAGAAGCGGGCGATGAAGTCGTAGGAGCCGTAGTCATAGAAAATGACTCTCAAGAGATATTAAGCGTAAGCCAAAAAGGTATCGGTAAACGTACGACTGCTGATGAATACCGTTTGCAAAGTCGTGGTGGTAAAGGTGTCATTTGTATGAAGCTAACTCCAAAAACAAAAGAGTTAGTAGGTGTCGTGATGGTCGATGAAGAGATGGATCTTATGGCGCTAACATCAAGCGGCAAGATGATAAGAGTCGATATGCAAAGTATAAGAAAAGCTGGACGTAATACAAGCGGCGTAATAGTCGTAAATGTAGAAGGTGATGAAGTCGTCAGCATAGCAAGATGTCCTAAAGAAGAGTCTGATGATGAGATTTTAGAAAGTGAAATAATAGAAGAAAGCAATTTGGAATAA
- the lepA gene encoding translation elongation factor 4, whose product MNNIRNFSIIAHIDHGKSTLADRIISECGAVEARVMSAQVMDTMDIEKERGITIKAQSVRLTYKLDGQIYILNLIDTPGHVDFSYEVSRSLASCEGALLVVDASQGVEAQTIANVYIALENNLEIIPVINKIDLPAAEPQRVKDEIEHIIGLDCSEAIEVSAKTGVGIKELIETIIRKIPPPKYDEDKPFKSLIYDSWFDNYLGALALVRVYDGVVKKGDEVYVMGTDKKHTVLDLMYPNPIAPIKTNELKTGEVGIIVLGLKNVSDVSVGDTITLAKNRALEAIGGFEKAKPFVFAGLYPIDTDKFEDLRDALDKLKLNDSSISYEPETSAALGFGFRVGFLGLLHMEVVKERLEREFGLDLIATAPTVTYEVVQTDGVSVEIQNPSELPPVNKIEFIKEPYVKATIITPTEFLGNIITLLNSRRGVQTKMDYITTTRVLLEYDIPMNEIVMDFYDKLKSATKGYASFDYEPSDYRVGNLVKLDIKVAGETVDALSIIVPEEKAMSKGRDFVKTMKELVPRQLFEVAIQASIGNKVIARETVKSMGKNVTAKCYGGDITRKRKLLEKQKEGKKRMKAIGKVTLPQEAFLSVLKID is encoded by the coding sequence ATGAATAACATACGAAATTTTAGCATTATAGCGCATATCGACCACGGTAAAAGCACATTAGCAGATCGCATTATCAGTGAATGCGGAGCGGTAGAAGCTAGAGTGATGAGCGCTCAAGTCATGGATACTATGGATATAGAAAAAGAGCGTGGCATCACTATAAAAGCTCAAAGTGTAAGGCTAACTTATAAGCTTGATGGGCAAATTTATATATTAAATTTGATAGATACTCCAGGACACGTGGATTTTAGCTATGAAGTTTCACGCTCACTAGCAAGCTGCGAGGGGGCTTTACTTGTCGTAGATGCATCTCAAGGCGTAGAAGCTCAGACTATAGCAAATGTTTATATCGCGCTTGAAAATAACCTTGAGATAATTCCAGTTATAAACAAAATAGACCTCCCAGCAGCCGAACCGCAAAGAGTTAAAGACGAGATAGAGCATATCATCGGGCTTGATTGCAGTGAGGCTATAGAGGTGAGTGCAAAAACAGGAGTTGGTATAAAAGAGCTGATAGAAACTATAATCCGCAAAATACCACCGCCAAAATATGATGAAGATAAGCCGTTTAAATCTCTCATTTACGATAGCTGGTTTGATAATTATTTAGGAGCTTTGGCTCTTGTGAGAGTTTATGATGGCGTGGTAAAAAAAGGCGATGAGGTTTATGTCATGGGAACGGATAAAAAGCATACTGTTTTAGATCTAATGTACCCAAATCCGATAGCGCCTATAAAAACAAATGAGCTAAAAACAGGCGAAGTCGGCATCATAGTTTTAGGTCTTAAAAACGTAAGCGATGTAAGTGTTGGTGATACGATAACTTTAGCTAAAAATAGAGCTTTGGAGGCAATAGGGGGATTTGAGAAAGCAAAACCATTTGTTTTTGCCGGACTTTATCCTATAGATACGGATAAATTTGAAGATCTAAGAGACGCTTTAGATAAACTTAAGCTAAATGATAGCTCTATAAGCTATGAGCCTGAGACTTCAGCAGCTCTAGGCTTTGGCTTTCGCGTGGGATTTTTAGGTTTGCTTCATATGGAAGTGGTAAAAGAGAGACTTGAGCGTGAGTTTGGGCTAGATCTGATAGCTACTGCTCCGACTGTGACTTATGAAGTCGTGCAGACTGATGGCGTTAGCGTAGAAATTCAAAATCCTAGCGAACTACCACCAGTAAATAAAATAGAGTTTATAAAAGAGCCTTACGTAAAGGCTACTATAATCACACCGACTGAGTTTTTAGGCAATATCATCACTTTGCTTAATAGCCGCCGCGGGGTTCAAACCAAGATGGATTATATCACCACTACAAGAGTTTTGCTTGAGTATGATATACCGATGAACGAGATAGTTATGGATTTTTATGATAAACTCAAAAGCGCGACAAAAGGCTACGCTAGCTTTGACTATGAACCAAGTGATTATAGAGTTGGAAATTTGGTTAAACTCGATATAAAAGTAGCAGGCGAAACTGTCGATGCTCTTTCTATCATAGTACCTGAAGAAAAAGCGATGAGTAAGGGTAGGGACTTTGTAAAAACTATGAAAGAGTTAGTTCCAAGACAGCTTTTTGAAGTTGCTATACAAGCGAGCATCGGAAATAAGGTTATAGCTAGAGAAACGGTAAAATCTATGGGTAAAAACGTGACCGCAAAGTGTTATGGCGGCGATATAACTCGTAAAAGAAAACTTCTTGAAAAACAAAAAGAAGGTAAAAAACGTATGAAAGCTATAGGTAAGGTAACGCTTCCACAAGAGGCGTTTTTAAGTGTTTTAAAGATAGACTAA
- a CDS encoding amino acid adenylation domain-containing protein: protein MIRNICDFLDISVAKNPFKKAFVFGDESMTYAEFDEITDRLASEILRLNLNKDAVLIILPKCILTLVSFFGVAKSGNFYTLLDTQTPQERIEQVVKILKPKVIITQKDFKFDFVNAKKIFCEDFGKFDVDKSTLKEARNAHIDTNLLYVFFTSGSTGVPKGVSISHKSVIDYTFWVCETFELSSSEILANQAPFYFDNSILDIFSCVKVGATLHILPTSIFAFPNKVLDYLEKHGVSLIFWVPSVLTYFANVNALANFRLLSLKKVLFCGEIMPNKQLNIWRKALPHALFANLYGPTEITDVCAFYICDRSFSDDEPLPIGKACQNTELLVFDDELNLIKEPFVRGELYVRGTSLSLGYFANSQKTKEAFIQNPLHNNYQDILYKTGDIVAFNDLGELICYGRIDNQIKLMGHRIELGEIETATNSHKKVLNSVCIFKNSEIICFYEAKNEINLKTYLLEKLPNYMVPKKFILVDKFVLNQNGKIDRKVLYGLV from the coding sequence ATGATAAGAAATATTTGTGACTTTTTAGATATTTCGGTTGCAAAAAATCCATTTAAAAAAGCATTTGTCTTTGGCGATGAGAGTATGACTTATGCTGAATTTGATGAGATTACGGATAGACTAGCTAGTGAAATTTTAAGGCTAAATTTAAATAAAGATGCTGTTTTAATCATCTTGCCAAAGTGCATTTTGACTTTAGTTTCATTTTTTGGCGTGGCAAAAAGTGGGAATTTCTATACTTTGCTAGATACTCAAACGCCACAAGAGCGTATAGAACAAGTTGTTAAAATTCTAAAACCAAAGGTTATTATTACGCAAAAGGATTTTAAATTTGATTTTGTGAATGCTAAAAAGATATTTTGTGAGGATTTTGGTAAATTTGACGTAGATAAAAGTACGCTAAAAGAGGCTAGAAATGCTCATATAGATACAAATTTACTCTATGTATTTTTTACTAGCGGAAGCACTGGCGTGCCAAAAGGTGTAAGCATAAGCCATAAAAGCGTGATCGATTATACTTTTTGGGTTTGTGAGACTTTTGAGCTAAGCTCAAGCGAAATTTTGGCAAATCAAGCGCCGTTTTATTTTGATAACTCTATTTTGGATATTTTTTCTTGCGTTAAAGTTGGCGCTACTTTGCATATCTTGCCGACTTCTATTTTTGCTTTTCCAAATAAAGTGTTAGATTATTTAGAAAAACACGGCGTTAGTTTGATTTTTTGGGTGCCTTCAGTGCTTACGTATTTTGCAAACGTAAATGCACTTGCTAATTTTAGGCTTTTAAGTCTCAAAAAAGTACTATTTTGCGGAGAGATAATGCCTAATAAACAGCTAAATATCTGGCGAAAAGCTCTTCCACACGCTCTTTTTGCAAATCTTTATGGGCCTACTGAGATAACTGATGTTTGTGCTTTTTACATTTGTGATAGGAGTTTTAGTGATGATGAGCCACTTCCTATAGGAAAGGCTTGTCAAAATACCGAACTTTTGGTTTTTGATGATGAACTAAATTTGATAAAAGAGCCGTTTGTTAGGGGCGAACTTTATGTTAGAGGGACGAGCCTTAGCCTAGGATACTTTGCAAATAGCCAAAAAACAAAAGAAGCTTTTATCCAAAATCCACTGCATAATAATTATCAAGATATCCTTTATAAAACAGGCGATATAGTGGCTTTTAACGATCTTGGAGAGTTGATTTGCTATGGAAGGATCGATAATCAAATAAAACTTATGGGGCATAGGATAGAGCTTGGCGAGATCGAAACTGCAACTAATTCTCATAAAAAAGTTTTAAACTCAGTTTGTATATTTAAAAATAGCGAAATAATATGCTTTTACGAGGCGAAAAATGAGATAAATTTAAAAACTTATCTTTTAGAGAAACTACCTAATTATATGGTGCCAAAAAAGTTTATTTTAGTAGATAAATTTGTGCTAAATCAAAATGGCAAAATTGATCGAAAGGTGCTTTATGGACTTGTATAA
- a CDS encoding membrane protein, whose translation MKGLLFTLAFAIFFIGCSSKNLDLYSDTSAKRSFETIMKIKVACQPCNKSNYETTINGKYYKSDVAINCCPNMRKIDTSAGLTKVYLHRVSDLRENQKAIFVNGSKEAYDLNKRIDSLFYLSLKEELKNRGIVLVDDQTSPYTLRVDFDFTGFKGVYNPKYENLNSKLYGILNIKNINYTRHIKISTTQSVRGLSGTGDFGIYMDLLVKQAANKAAEEISKF comes from the coding sequence ATGAAAGGTTTATTATTTACGCTAGCTTTTGCTATATTTTTTATAGGATGTTCTAGCAAGAATTTAGATCTGTATTCAGACACTAGCGCTAAAAGGTCGTTTGAAACTATAATGAAGATAAAAGTCGCTTGTCAGCCGTGCAATAAATCAAACTATGAAACTACGATAAACGGTAAATATTACAAAAGCGATGTTGCCATAAACTGTTGTCCAAATATGCGCAAGATAGACACAAGTGCAGGACTTACAAAGGTTTATCTACATAGAGTTTCAGATCTAAGAGAAAACCAAAAGGCTATATTTGTAAATGGCTCAAAAGAAGCTTATGACTTAAATAAGAGGATAGATTCTTTGTTTTATTTATCTCTAAAAGAGGAGCTAAAAAATAGAGGAATTGTGCTAGTAGATGATCAAACTTCGCCTTATACTTTGAGAGTTGATTTTGATTTTACAGGTTTTAAAGGCGTATATAATCCTAAATATGAGAATTTAAATTCAAAATTATACGGAATTCTCAACATAAAAAATATCAACTATACTAGACATATCAAAATTTCTACAACTCAAAGCGTAAGAGGTTTAAGTGGTACTGGTGATTTTGGTATATATATGGATCTTCTTGTAAAACAAGCAGCAAACAAAGCAGCTGAAGAAATAAGTAAATTTTAA
- a CDS encoding GNAT family N-acetyltransferase has protein sequence MDLYNEFLSYFYNGGFKFSNSTFSIDSIKNKLDQNQIYLKQSADNFFLTQNDFITYFINDIAKFDMQGSYIKIIRKTPICELENRFLSINKFSIFDRYIGMSLKNSGFGFQSYDEVKKALLDDMGEIYDFFINYFDKNYLFISKTELKNRIQQGQVLIIKQDKKIVGALVYFLNLNSAHLDFMAVSNEFRKSGIGRKLMSCFLGLNAWHFKLFVRDTNIKAIEFYKKFGFEFNDIQILFYKRKNKI, from the coding sequence ATGGACTTGTATAATGAGTTTTTAAGCTATTTTTATAACGGCGGATTTAAGTTTAGCAATAGCACGTTTAGCATAGATAGCATCAAAAATAAATTAGACCAAAATCAAATTTATTTAAAGCAGAGTGCAGATAACTTTTTTCTAACCCAAAACGATTTTATCACATATTTTATAAATGATATAGCAAAATTTGATATGCAAGGAAGCTATATAAAAATTATACGTAAAACGCCTATTTGTGAGCTTGAAAATAGATTTTTGAGTATTAATAAATTTAGTATTTTTGATAGATATATCGGTATGAGTTTAAAAAATAGCGGTTTTGGTTTTCAAAGTTATGATGAGGTTAAAAAAGCTTTGCTTGATGATATGGGTGAGATTTATGATTTTTTTATAAATTATTTTGATAAAAACTATCTTTTTATAAGCAAAACTGAACTTAAAAATAGAATACAACAAGGTCAAGTACTCATCATAAAACAAGATAAGAAAATAGTAGGCGCTTTGGTATATTTTTTAAATTTAAACTCGGCTCATTTGGATTTTATGGCAGTTAGCAATGAATTTAGAAAAAGTGGAATCGGGCGTAAGCTGATGAGCTGTTTTTTGGGATTAAACGCTTGGCATTTTAAACTATTTGTAAGAGATACGAATATAAAAGCTATAGAATTTTATAAAAAATTCGGGTTTGAGTTTAACGATATACAAATTTTATTTTATAAGAGGAAAAATAAAATTTAA
- a CDS encoding phosphopantetheine-binding protein → MNKIKELFNQIGRDDVNESMGELLSSGIIDSMDIMALVAAIEKAYKKPLRAEFITNESFESFASLKDMIDKAMR, encoded by the coding sequence ATGAATAAGATCAAAGAGCTTTTTAACCAAATAGGTAGAGATGATGTAAATGAGAGTATGGGCGAGCTTTTAAGCAGCGGAATTATCGATAGTATGGATATAATGGCTCTTGTTGCGGCGATAGAAAAAGCGTATAAAAAACCATTGCGTGCAGAGTTCATAACAAATGAGAGTTTTGAGAGTTTTGCTAGTTTAAAAGATATGATAGATAAAGCGATGAGATGA
- a CDS encoding 2-hydroxymuconate tautomerase family protein, protein MPYVNIKVTKENGEPTIAQKEELIKGVTELLHNVLGRNRASTVVIIDEIETENYGLGGESIRVKRQMKG, encoded by the coding sequence ATGCCATACGTAAATATAAAAGTTACAAAAGAAAACGGTGAGCCGACAATAGCTCAAAAAGAAGAGCTCATAAAAGGCGTGACTGAGCTATTGCACAATGTTTTAGGTAGAAATAGAGCAAGCACAGTCGTGATCATAGATGAGATAGAAACTGAGAATTACGGTCTTGGCGGTGAGAGTATAAGAGTAAAAAGACAGATGAAAGGATAA